In Rhinolophus ferrumequinum isolate MPI-CBG mRhiFer1 chromosome 3, mRhiFer1_v1.p, whole genome shotgun sequence, the DNA window ttcattttgttatttttactctgaaattttatgtttatttgaacACTGGgtagtcttctttttttaataaagttataagCAAACTGTCCAAAATTTTAACAATACCACTTACAAAGTAGTGTTACAAAAGTAATCATATCTGTAAGCCTTTTATATTGAAATTAACAATTTGCAATAATATGAAGTGGCAGTTTATAAATACAGATTATTAAAGAATAATTCTTGAGAATGTATTCAGCAGTATTCTTTCTCATCTAAAGTCAAGTTTAAATAGAattcaattacatttaaaaaattccagaaaggCAAATTgcaatttctcttaaaaatgaaaaacttttccACTAGTTGAAAGAGCACAGAGAACCAATATCAAGCCTGCTTTCCTTAGATTTCTGTCAGATTAATGTAAGTTTTAAGATGTTAGTTGCAAACAGGTGAATATGAAGATATTATTAGATTACATTTGTTGCTGACTTTTGTTCCAGATGGAACCTAaaagatctgattttttttttactcatccATCTGGCTTTGATCTACTATACCAAATTAGTTtagcactggaaaaaaaatagccAAGTACAGTTATTATTAAATATCATTAGTGTATGGTACAAAAATTATAGGTCAGTTGGTAATTATATGTCCATTAAATGCATAAAAAGTGAAAGCTATTTACACTGTAAGTCTAAAACCAAGCATAGGAGGCATATCCCTTCTAAGtagcaatgctttaaaaaattatagaattatagaaaataataaaatgaaaaatattcaaatactttCATGTTTTCAACTCCAAACTAAAGTACTTTTCAGAGGTATCTTGTTCAAAGTTAAATTCTCCTGCGTATAATACTTCTTTGGACTGTGATCCTGAGggaaattaaatttattcctataaaCTGTGTCTCTTCACACATACAGCTATGTTAATGCAATACCAGGACCAGTGTCTCTTGATAAGCATTAACTTACAATAATGCGGGTTCTTTACATTCTAAATTACTGTTACGGCACTAGAACTCAAAATCCAAAAAGACTGAGGgtgatattttagtttttctgaGGCTAATTTCTGCTTTGGGCTGTCTGTAATTTGGAGTCTATAGatctcaaagaaaataaaatttgttttataatcttAAAAACGTCTCTGTAGTTGAATAAATGCTGAAAACAGAtttcaaatgttatttcaaaTCCCATGTCCATTCTTCATTAAATAATTTGATCCAAGAAAGGAACAATAATGTTTGAGAATTCATTCTCGAGTGAGCATTTCTCACCacatattttcccccatttatttaaGATGCTTTTGGTAACtagtaaattaataaacaataaaagtgtATGTAATATGTACAGAACAAGATGTAGGCCGAGTTTCCATTATCCATTCTGATAGGCATTGATTGCATTGTGTAAGTGTAATACACAGAACATGTGAAGTCCTTGTTTAATAGGATAGTTccagtctattttttaaaaatcagtttaaagcgcgttaaattgattttattcttagtttccttccttccctttttactCACACCCTTGTAAAAGTGCTGGGAAGTTTTTGGGCTTTGTATAAATTCAAATTGTAGAAAGATGGTTTTTACAGGgtacatttacctttttttttttttttaaacatttacccTGGAGGTGAAGTTGTCACcttgttttatcatttatcaaACCTCTATCTTGGGTTTGGGATAGTGAAGAGAGTTATGGTGATGCTCCAGGAGCCCGAGCCAGACTAAACTGATGTTTAGAAAGCTGTAGAGCCACGCACGCCAGGCGTCTCTCGCCCCAGACAAGAAGGTCTCGCGGATGCGGCTTCTTCCCAGAGACTCGCCAGCCACTCCACAGGCCATGATCCTTccttgggtggggcagggagatgCCCCCGATCCCTGGCGGCCCCGCAGCCACCCAGGGTACtgggtgggcgggggggggggtatCTGAGCGATGGTTGAAGTGCCCACTGAACTTCTCGGTTTTCACCCAACTTCAACAGTCTCCCTGTCAGCTTAGCTGCCCACCGTTCAGTCAAGAAACTTGACAGTAACTGCACTAGGAGAGCATAGGCAAATTCCTTAAGGTGGTAGGTGTTATAGTGAAGCATTGTGTGGCACTGAGGCCGCCTTCGCTCCAGGGTGCGCCCAGGTCGGGGAGTGGATGGACCACGCACCCCGCGAATCTCGGGCCGGGCCCTCCCAAGGGAGCGCAACCCCGGCTTTGGCATAGGATAGATACACTTACGGGATCCGAGGCGGGATGTCCTCCATCGCTTTGAAACGCCCGGTCCACAGCAGGATTTTCTTGTCGAATTGGGAAGGCTTGTGCTCGGCGGGGACCCTGTGAACCTTCCCTGCTGCGAAAACGACGGGGATGGATGGAGAAACCGACAGAACCAAGGCACAGAGTATAAGCGCGCGCTCATGCCTCGACCCCCGGGCCCCAGCTCCTGCCCCATCCTACCGCAGCCCCCTCCCTCCTAAGCTATTCCCAGTCCTGACTCACCCGGACCCTGGGGCCCAGAGCTACTGGGAGCTCCACCGCTGGAGTAGTGGGGGAGACCCCGGGGCCGGAGAAGCGCGATGGGTAGCCGCGCGGCTTCTCGAGAAGCCCTCGGGGCGCAGCTGAGGATGCGCCCCGGGCGGAGACGCAGGAGGCTCTCGGCGGCGGCGAGCATGCTGCGCTCTGTTCCCGCGCTGGCAGGAGCTGGTCCAGCCAGAGTGCGAGCTCCGGGCACTCCTGCAAGGCCCCGCTGGCCTCCCAGGGGATCCCAGACGCGTAGCTGGAGTGTCTGACGCGCGCAAACTCGACTCCTGGTCCCCGCCCCGGCTGGCGACCTCGGACCAGTGCGTCACGACCCTAGGCGCTGATTCCCTCTGCAAGCGGGACCCTGGGAGCGGCCTGCTCTGCGTGAAAACGTTGGGCCGCAGAGACTCACCATCGCTTGAGACAACTCCCTGCAGCTCGTTTTAAAGGCATTTCCTTGTAAGGAGTTAAATATCCTTTGGTTCACCCTTTGGTCCCACTGTTTGGTGCCCAAGAGAATATATCTAAACCCTCTCCGCCGGGAAGCCCCAACAGTCTTTCAGGTACTGGACACTTCAAAAGTTTAAGGACATTCAAATAAATGTAAGGACATTCTACAAACTTCTGATGTTGAAGTTTgctcctcaccccaccctccgCTTCCATACCTTTTCTCTCTCTAGGCAAAACCACCTCAGCTGTTAAAATTGTTTTCCCCTACCTCTTCATTTCTTAGTAAGACCACAAATTCTCCAAACTCCCTTCCAAATGAGCCTTTCTTCTACCTTCCACCATCTTCCCTCTGCCAAAAGCGGGGGAAATCTACTATTTTGTGATTCTAAATGGGAACAGGGACTCAGAGAAAGGACTGTCTACATTCTTTGTAGGAAAGTTGTCTACTCTGAAGGAGTttacttattttccttaattCGTATTCCAGGGACAACGGACCCCAGTCAGGTGAAAGTGCTCTGAGGTCACAGACCCGGCCCAGCTTACCCTCCTCCTGTTCACCTTTCTGAGGTTCCTTCCGTACCCAGACTCTGCCTTACACTTTCAGTTGGAGCTCcggatagttttttttttcttagtaactAGACTGTCAGGCTCTTGAAGGCAAGATCTCTGTAACTCCAAGTGGCTTTCATGTAATGGTGTTTAACAAAAGAAGAGAACATACCTTTGTAAAGAAATGTGCATGTAGAGGAGTGAGTgtagaaagaacatgggctttgccTTCTTTCCAAGGTTTAAACCTCTGATTTGTGACTTAAGAGTTGCACAATCATCAGCAAATCATTTAAGTCATCAGTCTTGGTCCCATTTGTAAAACAAGACTTCCTATCTCTAAGTTCATGCAATGACTACAAAAAAACTACTACTTGCCAGCTACTTCTCAAAGCTTCATAGAGCAGAGAACAATATCAAGTGGGGGTtagtagatgaagaaaaaaaaaaaagcaagcaggGTCAGCATGGAAGCTATTTAGAAAGGATGGTGGTTAGGGAAACCCCTCTAAATGTGCTTGGCACAAAATAACACTTCAAAAGATGTTATGGTTTCTTtccctttacatttttgtttaatgagTCCCAAATCACAATTTGTGAAATCTCCTGTAGAGAATTGTAGCAAACTATAAGCTCTCCGACTGTAAGGATTATGTCTTAGTTACCACAATATCCCCAGGATGTAGCTGAAAATTTGCaacttaatagatatttaataagtatttgttaagtaaataaaCACATGCATGCAAGTCTTCAATAGTAAAATAGACTCCGTCTGGGCTAGTTTAAGAAAAGACTGAAATACTTGAGGATGTGCTACAAAATGAACTGAATGAATTTCTGCATAAGTATATTGCCATAGATAATATTGGATTGTTCCAAGAATATGCTACTTGATAATTCTCCCATTAttcaaatgtgttatttttactttaatattttatttttcttcatgttactAAGAAGAAATATCTGGAGAGCTAGAGAAAAACATCTCTGCGAATCAACCAATCATTAATAGTTCACCAAGGAACATTAAATGAGCTATCTGAGTTTATTCCCTGGAGAAAACTAAATGTCAGGCATTTACACATGATTTTCTGTCTCAGGCTTCTGTAGCATTGCAGAAGGACAAGGCAAGAGAATAAGGGCTTATGTCATGAGAGAAAGAACAATTTGCATTCTATTCTCTATTCCTGATGGGATTAAAATATCACTATTTGGCAGTagcctacatttttaaaaaattacttgcaGCTGTATGAGAGATGTTTTCTTTAGTCTAGAAttggaacaaattttaaaaagactcaaGTCAACTTCTAATAGAAGAAAAAGCTAATTGTAttcctttctttatattattattgtcgttgttgttgttttaaccaGGACACCTCATTGACTCATTGAATGCCCCTTATGTACTGAGCACTGCTCTAGGCTCTGAGGTTGCAGCAGGTAACCACACAAAAATCTTTGCTTCTCACAGAGCTTAACATTAATCCATGGTGTTTTCAGTTTACCCATTCTATAGTATATTGCTTTTCAATCCTATGGTTCATCTAATTTGTATATACGTTTTGCTCCTTCAAGTCTTGTTTTTGATGAGTATGGTTTATGTTTCCATGTCCTACAGTTAATTTAGTTACTTCTTAAGATATACTAGTTATAACtaggaatacattttaaataaagtcattATGTAGACTGGGTGGAAAGTGCaggtcatttttaaattatttttttaattactacttttttattaatgaaagCTACTGTGCTTGGCACTGGGCTAAGACGGGATATGCAAAGGTTGCTGCAGAGCTATCTCTGAGAAGCTCCCAGTCTGGCTGGGATATTTCCTCCTCAGGAAATGCCTTCTGCTTaaaggaggggctgggagggaacTTAACTCACTTGTTTGCCAGCCCTACTAGTCTCTCTGTAGGAAAAGTTCTGAAGTGGCAGTTAACCTGCAGACCCAGCTCATAGCGGTCTCCAGTGTTTTAGGCAACCTTATCAAGTGGGTGGCCCAGGCAAGGGCCAATTACTGACGAGATTACTAAGCATGCACTTAGGACAGCAGCAAAAGCTCAAAACGAGACCTCAGAAACCATTAATGAGCTCCTACATACAGATCTTCGTGTTATTCCCTTAATTCCCATTTTCATTGCTACCATTCAgtctttaattctctctcaaCCATCCCACTATAATGACCTCCAAagtcttttccccatttctggTCAATTCTTTCTCTGCCTAGTCCCCAGAGGTAGTTTTCTAAAACATAAGTGTAATCATGTAAAACTTTTGTGGTGCCAATTTCTTCCCTGTTCTTTCTCTAACCCTGCATCCTACATTCCTACCCATACATAGGCTACAAAAACAACTCTGAAAGAAAGCAAAGTGAGGCAGGGAGAACTCTTTGCGAGCCTTTTGCTTTGATATTTTGTATAGTCTGATTCAAATTTTCAGCCCTTGTCGTATCCCTagacatttaaaatgtcactAACCACAGGTAGGTAGACCACAATGGATGACTCTGTGGAATAGGGATGGACAACATAGGGAAGCTACCCACAGTTTAGCTCTGGCTTGGACGGCTGGGTAAGCACTGTGTGTGTGACCA includes these proteins:
- the FAM162B gene encoding protein FAM162B is translated as MLAAAESLLRLRPGRILSCAPRASREAARLPIALLRPRGLPHYSSGGAPSSSGPQGPAGKVHRVPAEHKPSQFDKKILLWTGRFKAMEDIPPRIPPEMIDAARNKARVKACYIMIGLTIIACFAVIASAKRAVERHESLTSWNLAKKAKWREEAALAAQAKAK